A section of the Oncorhynchus gorbuscha isolate QuinsamMale2020 ecotype Even-year linkage group LG06, OgorEven_v1.0, whole genome shotgun sequence genome encodes:
- the npm3 gene encoding nucleoplasmin-3, with the protein MSHSHGEDDCCSEDHGSVGQSRLESYVFSCELSSKVPFYTFQGDEEEDLEHFLELRTVCLGEGAKEESNVVEVTAMNHQGKTISVPVANLHINCLPMVSLGEFELKAPVTIRLKSGTGPVTVSGLHLIASDNADSDLSSEEEDLDEEIIPIKPAKKKQKL; encoded by the exons ATGTCGCACAGTCACGGAGAAGATGATTGCTGCTCGGAAGACCACGGGAGTGTTGGCCAATCGAGACTGGAGAGCTATGTATTCA GTTGTGAATTATCCTCCAAAGTACCGTTCTACACATTCCAAGGGGACGAAGAGGAGGATTTGGAACACTTTCTCGAGCTACGGACG GTTTGCTTgggagagggagcgaaggaggaGAGTAATGTGGTGGAGGTGACCGCTATGAACCACCAGGGGAAAACTATTTCTGTACCTGTCGCCAACCTCCATATCAACTGCCTGCCAATG GTGAGTCTTGGGGAGTTTGAGCTGAAGGCCCCTGTCACCATTAGACTGAAGTCAGGTACCGGACCAGTGACAGTTAGCGGTCTGCACCTCATTG CCTCTGACAACGCTGACTCTGACTTGTCTAGCGAAGAAGAAGACTTGGACGAAGAGATAATCCCCATCAAACCAGCTAAAAAGAAACAGAAGTTGTAA